Below is a genomic region from Streptomyces sp. RPA4-2.
CCGTCGAGCGGTGTGACCGTCACCAACCCGGGCAGCCAGTCCTCCACCGTCGGTACCGCGGTGAGTCTGCAGGTCTCCGCCAGCAGCACCAACAGCGGCTCGCTGAGCTACGCCGCGACGGGCCTGCCCACCGGCCTGTCGATCAACGGTTCCACCGGCGCGATCACCGGGACACCGACCACGGCCGGCACCTACAGCACCACGGTCACCGTCACGGACAGCACCGGCGCGACCGGTACCGCGTCCTTCACCTGGACCGTCTCCTCGGGTGGCGGTGGCACCTGCACCTCGGCGCAGTTGCTCGGCAACCCGGGCTTCGAGTCGGGCAGCACCTCGTGGACCGCGTCGAGCGGCGTCATCACGACCGACACCGGTGAGGCGGCGCACGGCGGCTCCTACAAGGCCTGGCTCGACGGCTACGGCTCCACCCACACCGACACCGTCTCCCAGTCGGTGACGATCCCCGCCGGCTGCAAGGCCAGCTTCACCTTCTACCTGCACATCGACACCGCGGAGACCACCACCAGCACCGCGTACGACAAGCTGACGGTCACCGCCGGATCGACCACCCTGGCCGCCTACTCCAACCTCAACAAGGCCACCGGGTACGCCCAGAAGACCTTCGACCTGTCCTCGTTCGCCGGCTCCACCGTCACCCTGAAGTTCAGCGGCGTGGAGGACTCCTCGCTCCAGACCAGCTTCGTCGTCGACGACACCGCCGTCACGACCAGCTGACCGGTACCGGCCGACCGAGCCGGTTCCAGCGCTGACGTGGGCCACCCCTCCGGGTGGCCCACGTTCGTGTTCGCACCCCGCGCTCGCCGGACCGGAGCCCGGGGAATTCTTTCCAAGGCAGCGGGCGGCGGGCTATAGTCAAAAACTAGCGGTGCTAATTAATGGTTGATCTCGTCGTTCCGGTGTCCGTCAGGAGTCCTGTCGTGCGTCCTGTCCACTTCGCGGCGGCCCGCCGCACCCCCATCGGCAAGCTGCGCGGCGCCCTGTCCGGGGTGCGCCCCGACGACCTCGCCGCGACCGTGATCCGCGGGCTGCTCGCCGACGTGCCCGCGCTCGACCCGGCCAGGATCGACGACGTCTACTGGGGCGCCGCCAACCAGGCCGGTGAGGACAACCGCAACGTCGCCCGCATGGCCGTTCTCCTCGCCGGTCTGCCCGAGACCGTGCCCGGCGCGACCGTCAACCGGCTGTGCGCCTCGGGCCTGGAGGCCGTCACCACGGCGGCCCGCGCCATCGCCGCCGGCGAGGCCGACATCGTGCTCGCGGGCGGCTCCGAGTCGATGAGCCGGGCCCCCTTCGTCCTGCCCCGGCCCGACGAGGCACTGCCGCACCGCATCGAGACCGTCGACACCCGGCTCGGCTGGAGACTGGTCAACCCGGCGATGAAGGAACTGCACGGACTCCTGTCGATGGGGGAGACCGCCGAGGAGGTCGCCGCCCGGTACGGGGTCTCCCGCGAGCGCCAGGACGCGTTCGCGCTGCGCAGCCACCAGCGTGCCGCGGACGCCCGCAAGAACGGCCACTTCGACCGCGAACTGCTGCCCGTCGAGCGCCCCGACGGGATGATCGTCGACACCGACGAATGCGTACGCGAGGACACCTCGCTGGAGAAACTGTCCCGCCTCAAGCCGGTCTTCCGCGCGGGTGGCACGGTCACCGCGGGAAACGCGTCGCCCATGAACGACGGAGCGGCCGGACTGCTCCTGGTCGGCGAAGAGGCGCTGAACGACCTGGGCCTGGAGTCGCTGGGCCGGTATGTCGCCGGCGCCTCGGCGGGAGTCGACCCGGACGTCATGGGCATCGGCCCCGTTCCCGCCACGCACAAGGCGCTGGCGCGGGTCGGCTGGAGCGTCGGCGACCTCGACGAGGCCGAGTTCAACGAGGCGTTCGCGGCCCAGGCCCTCGCCTGCGTGGACCGACTCGGCATCGACCCGGAGCGGGTGAACCCCACTGGCGGCGCCATCGCGCTGGGCCACCCCCTCGGATGCTCCGGCGCCCGCATCCTCACCACCCTTCTGCACCGGATGCGCCGCAACGACGCCGGGCGCGGCCTGGCCACGATGTGCGTCGGGGTCGGACAGGGCAGCGCGGTCCTGGTCGAGCGCCCCTGACCCCGTCCCCGTGAGTGCCGAGCGAGCCCCCGGGACCGGAACCGGGGGCGACCGGCCCCGCGCGGGGATCACCTGACGGGACGCTCCTTACGCGGACGAGATGCGTGGGCATAGCATCGGTCCCCGCATGAACACGATGACGCTCTGGCACATATCCGGCTGGGAATTCGCCGCCCTCGCCGCCGCGGCACTGCTCGTCGGCTTCTCGAAGACCGCCGTCAGCGGGGCCAACACGGTCAGCCTGGCGATCTTCGCCGCCGTACTGCCCGCCCGCGCCTCCACCGGCGTGCTGCTCCCCCTCCTCATCGTCGGGGACGTGCTGGCCGTACTGACCTACCGGCGCCACGCCCACTGGCCCACGCTGTGGCGGCTGTTCCCGGCGGTCGCGGCGGGTGTCGTCCTCGGCACGCTGTTCCTGGTGTGGGCCGACGACGGGATGGTACGGACCTCGATCGGCGCGATCCTGCTGCTGATGGCGGCGGTGACGCTCTGGCGCCGCCGGGCCGCCACCCAGGAGGAGGAACCCGACGCGGTCGCGACCCGGACGGGCCGGATCAAGGCACGCTCGTACGGCGTCCTCGGCGGGTTCACCACGATGGTCGCCAACGCGGGCGGCCCGGTGATGTCGATGTACCTGCTGTCCGCCGGCTTCCGCAAACTCGGCTTCCTGGGCACCTCGGCCTTCTTCTTCCTGATCGTCAACACGTCCAAGGTGCCCTTCAGCGTGGGCCTCGGACTCATCGACGGACACTCGCTGCTCCTGGACGCGGCGCTCGCGATCTTCGTCGTACCGGGCGCGTTCCTCGGCAGATGGGCCGTGCACCGCATCAACCAGCTGCTCTTCGAACGGCTGGTGATCGCCGCGACGGTGGTGGGCGGGGTGCAGCTGCTGCTGCGCTGACCACCTCGTAGGCTCGACGCCATGTCCCCCCACGTCCTGGTCCTCGGCGGCACCACCGAGGCACGCCGGCTCGCCGCCGAACTGGCGGGCCGCCCCGGAGTGCGGGTGACCACGTCTCTCGCGGGGCGGGTGTCCCGGCCGGGTGCGCTCGAAGGGGACGTGCGCGTCGGCGGGTTCGGCGGTGCGGACGGGCTGGCGCGGTGGCTGCGCGAGCAGCGGGTGGACGCAGTCGTCGACGCCACCCACCCCTTCGCCACCCGCATCACCGAGAACGCCGTCCGCGCCGCCGCCGCGACCGGAGTCCCGGCGGTCGTCCTGCGCCGCCCGGGCTGGCAACCCGGCCCCGACGACCGGTGGCACTTCGCCGCCTCACTCACCGAGGCCGCCGCGCTCCTTCCGCCGCTGGGCCGCCGGGTCTTCCTCACCACCGGCCGCCTGGGCATGCCCGCCTTCGCGCACCTTGCCGGACTCCACTTCCTCGCCCGGTCGGTGGAGGCGCCGGAGCCGCCACTGCCGCCGGACACCGAAGTGCTCCTCGCCCGCGGCCCGTTCACGGTGGACGAGGAACGGACCCTGCTGCGCGCGCACCGCATCGACGTCCTGGTGACGAAGGACAGCGGGGGAGAGGCGACGGCCGCCAAGCTCACCGCCGCCCGCGCACTGGGCCTGCCCGTGGTCGTCGTGCGCCGGCCGCCGCTCCCGGACGGTGTGGCCGCGGCACCGGACGTGGCGTCGGTCCTGGCCCGCTTGGAGTCCGGCACCGGCTGACGCGGGCGCGGCCCGACTCGGCGGACGAACCGACCCGGCGCGGGTCCGGCCCTCCGACCCGCGCGGATGCCCACGCGGTGAAGGCGGCGGACGCGTGTCCTACCCCCGCGGACGCCTGCGCAGCAGATACGTGTCCATGATCCAGCCCTTGCGCTCGCGTGCCTCGGCGCGCAGCCGCTCGATCCGGGGCGCCGCCTCCGCTATCGGGCCGGAGACGAGGATCTCGTCGGGTGTGCCGATGTACGCGCCCCAGAAGATGTCGATGTCCTCGTCGGTGTACCGCCGGAAGGCCTGGTGGGCGTCGAGCATGACGACCACGTCGTCGACGCCTTCGGGAAAGCCCTCCGCCAGACGCCTGCCCGTGGTGATCTGGACGGGCCCGGCCACCCGGTTGAGCCCCGTGCGGTGCCGGGCGACGAGCGCGGAGACGCTGCTGATGCCGGGCACGACGTCGTACGTGAACGCCACCGCGCCCCGGTCCAGGATCTCCTCCAGGATCCCGAGCGTGCTGTCGTACAGCGCGGGATCGCCCCACACCAGGAAGGCGCCGCTCTCGTCCTCGCCCAGCTCCTCGGCGATGAGCCGCTGGTAGATGTCGGCGCGGGCGCTGCGCCAGTCCCCCACGGCGGGGGAGTAGGCGGCGCCGTCGGCGGCCCGGTCGCGGTCCGGGTCGCGGGCCTCGACCAGGCGGTACGCCCCGTCGGGCAGGTGGGCGTCGAGGATGTCACGGCGCAGCTGGACGAGGTCCGACTTCGCCTCGCCCTTGCCCAGGACGAAGAACACGTCCGTGCTCCGCAGCGCCTTGACCGCCTGGAGGGTGAGCTGGTCGGGGTCGCCCGCGCCGATGCCGATGACATGAATCTTTCGCACACCCCGAGTCTGCCGCACGCCACCGACAGCGGACGCACCGCGTCCGCCCGAGGTTCGCGCCCGGCCCGGACCAGCGCGTGGAACGGCCTCTCAGCGCCTGCCCCCGCGCAACCGGGGCGCGCAGCCCCCGGCGCTGATCGCGGCACCGTCACGCTCCACGACAGCCGCCAACTCCCTCGCCCATGAAGCCAGTTCGGTCAAATCGAGCCCGTAGGGGCGGGGCCGGCCGGCCCCGCCGGTCCGCCACTCGTCGACGGCTCCGGCGCCGCGCCGCAGCAGCCGGGCGCCGCCCGTCGTATTGCCCCGGGCCGCGTGCGTGAGACCCACCGCGAGCTGGGCCAGACCCCGCCAGAGCGTGCGCTCGTCCTCGGGGCCCGACTTCCAGGCGTCCTCGAAGACCTCGTGCGCGTGGAACGGCCGCCCCGCGTCCAGCAGCGCCTGTGCCTCGGTCACCGTCCGCTCGGGGTCTCGCACGACGCCCTCCGGCTGCCGCTCGACGCCGTCGGCGCCGTACGGCAGAGGGCGGCCCAGCCCGTCCCGCGGCCGGGCGTTGCGCGCCCTGCCCTCGGTGTCCCGATCCCGCGCGCCGTTCTGCCGACTTCCGGATGTCCCGCTCATGCCCCGATTGTCGCTCGCCCCGCGCCGTCTTCGGAGCAGCCCCCGCTGTGGGGTAAAGTTCTGTTCGCACGATCCCGCGGGACATCGCGGGGGAACGCATCGGGACGTGGCGCAGCTTGGTAGCGCACTTGACTGGGGGTCAAGGGGTCGCAGGTTCAAATCCTGTCGTCCCGACGGTGCGAAGGGTCTTCACGGGCGACAGCCTGTGAGGGCCCTTTTTTCGTGCGCCCGGGGATGCCCGTGTGAGCCGGCACACCCGCCGTGACTGTCAACTCTCCTTGCCCCAGGGGCAATTAACCGGTCCCTCATTGGCCCCCGCGCGCCGTGCGGTCTACCATCGCCGTCGGCCGAATACCCCGCGGGGTATGCCTCGGGAGTGTCTCCCGCAGACGGCAAGGAGTCCCTCATGTCCTCCATGTCCTCCCTGTTCTCCCTGTGCCGCGTGCCCGGTCCCGCCCGTGACCACCACCGGGTGCTGATCGTCGGTGGCGGCACCGCCGGGATCACGACCGCCGCGCGGCTGCGCCGAGCCGGTGTCACCGGCGTCGCGGTCCTCGAACCGGCCGGCACGCACTGGTACCAGCCCCTGTGGACCCTGGTCGGCGGCGGCAGGGCCCCGCTGTCCCTCACCCACCGCCCCGAAGCGTCCGTGATGCCCCGGCGGGTGCGCTGGATCCGCGAGGCCGCCACCGCCGTGGATCCCGAGGCGCGGACCGTCACCACCACCGGCGGCGTCCACGGCTACGACTTCCTGGTGATGGCCCCCGGCCTGCGGCTCGACTGGGGCGAGGTCCCCGGCCTCGACACGGCCGTCGGGCACGGTGCCGTCTCCAGCAACTACTCCCACGAGTACGCACCCCACACCTGGGAGCTGATCCGCGGCCTGCGCTCGGGCACCGCGGTCTTCACCCAGCCCGCCGGCCCCATCAAGTGCGGCGGCGCCCCGCAGAAGATCGCCTACCTGGCTGCCGACCACTGGCGCAGGCAGGGGGTCCTGAACCGCATCCGGGTCATCCTCGTCCTGCCGGCCGACTCCATGTTCGGGGTGCCGGTCTGGTGCCGGGCCCTGGAACGGGTCGCCGACCGCTACGGCATCGAGGTCCGGCTGAACTCGGAGATGACCTCCGTGGACGGCGCCGCCCGGCGGCTGACCGTGGCCGACCGCGCCGCCGGTACCGAGGAGAGCCTCGCCTTCGACCTGCTCCACGCCGTACCGCCGCAGAGCGCCCCCGACTGGGTCGGGCACGGTCCGCTGGCCGACCCCGCGAGCCCGTACGGCTATGTCGAGGCCGACCCGTACACGCTGCGCCACCCGCGCCACCGCGACGTCTTCGCCCTCGGCGACGTCGCGAACCTGCCCACCTCCAGGACCGGCGCCGCCGTCCGCAGACAGGCGCCCGTCGTGGTCGCCAACCTGCTGGCCGCGATGAAGGGGGAGCGGGGTGACCGGCGCCGCTACGACGGCTACACCTCCTGTCCGCTCGTCACCGCCCGCGACCGGGTGCTGCTCGCCGAGTTCGACTACGCCCGGCGGCCCGCCCCCAGCATCCCGCTGGTCGACACGGCCAAGGAGCGCCGCGACATGTGGCTGCTCAAGCGCTACGGCCTGCCCGCCCTGTACTGGCACGGCATGTTGAAGGGGCGCGCCTGACGGACCGGCGCGGCCGGAGCCGGGCGGGTCGGGGGCGATGTGTCCGTCGACGGTGTGACCTCGGGGGCGGGACGTTTCGAGCGTGGTCGAAAGAAGTTCCCTGCCCGGCGCCGAACTTGCAAGGTTGCCTTGTGGGATCACGCGGGACGCGCGGTCCCGCCCGGGAAGCACCGGGACTCCACCACGGGGAAGGGCAGCAAGACCATGAGGATGAGGACCAGGGCGTTGACCACGGCGGGTGTCGGCGCGTTCGCCGCCGCCCTGCTTGTGACCGGCGCCGGCGGGGCGCAGGCCGCGGCGGCGGGACTGCCGTACGCCGTCACTCCGTACGTGAACGTCAACGTCCGCTCCGGCCCGTCGAGCCAGACCGGTATCACCGGGCACGTCACCGCGGGGGATCCGCGCGGCGCGTCGTGCTGGACCCACGGCGAGACCATCCGCGACAACGGCTATGTCAACGACGTCTGGGTGCGGCTGGCCGAGGGCTATGTGAGTGCCGTGTATCTCAAGGGTGACCAGTACGGCGGACTGCCCGCGTCGGCCACCTGCTGACCTGACGCGGTGCCCGGTTCCGGACGGAGCCGGGCACCGCGTCATGCCGGATCGCGTCCTGTCCCTTCGCGCCGGCCTGACCCTCCCCGATCTGCCGCACGTCCGATCTGCCCCGCCCTGATCCGAGCCGCCGCCACATCCGCCGGGCGCGCACCACGCTCCACGATCTTCCGGGCCCGGGTGACGGGCCGGCCCCGGACACCGCCGTGACCCCGGCGCCCACGCGTTCGCGCTCGCCCCCGTGGGCCCGACAGTGATCGGCGCGGACCTCTCCCGCGGGTCAGCCGCGCCATGCCACCGAGCGACTGCCGGTCTTCGCGGACGGCTCCCTCCCCGCGCCGCCTGCGCGCCCGCCGGTACCGACGTATTTATGTACCGACATATCAGATGTATCCGGCGTATCCATGTATTGACGTACGCGACTGCGCCGCCGTGCTGTGCGAGGGCTCCCAAGTGCTGCGCCCCGCCGGAACACCACCGGCCGCGCGCCCGTGGAACCGCGGCATGGGAGGGTGTCGTGGGTGGTGGTGTGCGCCGGGGCGACACTCCCGGGAGGTTCCCGCCCGTGAGCGGCTCAAGGTGCCTGAGGATCTCTCGCCGGGTAGAGATCGTATCCGGGCCACGGGTTGGGAGTCGCGGATCAGAATGATGGTGGGATGCCACAGGGCGCGAGCCCTGCGAGCGAGGGCGTCGGCCTGCCGGAGGGCGGCGGCGGTGCTCTCCTGGTCCCCGCTCATTCCGCTGGACCGGACGCTCGGTCGGCCCTTCTCGGACACCTCGCCTCGGCCGACGGACCTGGCACGGACGGCTGACCCGGCACGCTCGTCGCACCCGCGTCCCGGGAGAGATACCGGCTGCCCCGTGGCGCCCGCGGACCTGCTCCCCGTGGGGCGCGCGGTCCCGCTCCCCGTGGCGCCCGCGGCTCTGCTCCGCGTATCCGGCGTGCCCCCGCTCCCCGTATCGCGTGCCGGCCGGTCGGCGATGTCGCGCGGCCGTTCGCCACCCCCGTCGTGTGCCGCCGACACCTTGCGCCATACGACCCGGAGTGCCCCAATGATCACACCCCCGCGCGCGGTGCGCGACCGCATCCTCTCCCTGTCGCCCACGGAACTGCCCGCCTACGTATACGACTTGGCGGCACTGCGCGCCCACGCCGCGTCCGTCAGAGCCGCCCTGCCCGATCGCGTCGAGCTGTACTACGCGGTCCAGGCCAACGGGGAACCGGAGGTCCTGGCCGAGCTCGGCCCGTACGTCGACGGCTACAAGGTGTCCTCCGGCATCGAACTGGCCCACATGGCCGAGGCCGTCGTGGACCGTCCGCGGGTCTTCGGCGGCACGGAGAAGACCCCGACGGAGCTGGCGGACGCGCTGGAGCGGGGCGTGACACGCTTCCAGGTCGAGAGCGAGTACGAGCTGTACATGCTGGCGGGGCTGGCCCAGCGGCACGCTCCGGACCGCCGGGTGGCGGTGCTGCCGCGGTTCGACCTCCCGGTGCCCGACGGTCTTCTCACGGCGGACGGCGGCGGGTCCGCCACCGCCTCCGGCCTCGATCCGGCGCGGGCCGACACGATCGTCGGCCTGCTCACCGACGGCAGCTATCCGAACCTCGAACTGCGAGGCGTCC
It encodes:
- a CDS encoding thiolase family protein; its protein translation is MRPVHFAAARRTPIGKLRGALSGVRPDDLAATVIRGLLADVPALDPARIDDVYWGAANQAGEDNRNVARMAVLLAGLPETVPGATVNRLCASGLEAVTTAARAIAAGEADIVLAGGSESMSRAPFVLPRPDEALPHRIETVDTRLGWRLVNPAMKELHGLLSMGETAEEVAARYGVSRERQDAFALRSHQRAADARKNGHFDRELLPVERPDGMIVDTDECVREDTSLEKLSRLKPVFRAGGTVTAGNASPMNDGAAGLLLVGEEALNDLGLESLGRYVAGASAGVDPDVMGIGPVPATHKALARVGWSVGDLDEAEFNEAFAAQALACVDRLGIDPERVNPTGGAIALGHPLGCSGARILTTLLHRMRRNDAGRGLATMCVGVGQGSAVLVERP
- the cobF gene encoding precorrin-6A synthase (deacetylating), yielding MRKIHVIGIGAGDPDQLTLQAVKALRSTDVFFVLGKGEAKSDLVQLRRDILDAHLPDGAYRLVEARDPDRDRAADGAAYSPAVGDWRSARADIYQRLIAEELGEDESGAFLVWGDPALYDSTLGILEEILDRGAVAFTYDVVPGISSVSALVARHRTGLNRVAGPVQITTGRRLAEGFPEGVDDVVVMLDAHQAFRRYTDEDIDIFWGAYIGTPDEILVSGPIAEAAPRIERLRAEARERKGWIMDTYLLRRRPRG
- a CDS encoding DUF309 domain-containing protein; this translates as MSGTSGSRQNGARDRDTEGRARNARPRDGLGRPLPYGADGVERQPEGVVRDPERTVTEAQALLDAGRPFHAHEVFEDAWKSGPEDERTLWRGLAQLAVGLTHAARGNTTGGARLLRRGAGAVDEWRTGGAGRPRPYGLDLTELASWARELAAVVERDGAAISAGGCAPRLRGGRR
- a CDS encoding cobalt-precorrin-6A reductase, whose product is MSPHVLVLGGTTEARRLAAELAGRPGVRVTTSLAGRVSRPGALEGDVRVGGFGGADGLARWLREQRVDAVVDATHPFATRITENAVRAAAATGVPAVVLRRPGWQPGPDDRWHFAASLTEAAALLPPLGRRVFLTTGRLGMPAFAHLAGLHFLARSVEAPEPPLPPDTEVLLARGPFTVDEERTLLRAHRIDVLVTKDSGGEATAAKLTAARALGLPVVVVRRPPLPDGVAAAPDVASVLARLESGTG
- a CDS encoding sulfite exporter TauE/SafE family protein, with translation MNTMTLWHISGWEFAALAAAALLVGFSKTAVSGANTVSLAIFAAVLPARASTGVLLPLLIVGDVLAVLTYRRHAHWPTLWRLFPAVAAGVVLGTLFLVWADDGMVRTSIGAILLLMAAVTLWRRRAATQEEEPDAVATRTGRIKARSYGVLGGFTTMVANAGGPVMSMYLLSAGFRKLGFLGTSAFFFLIVNTSKVPFSVGLGLIDGHSLLLDAALAIFVVPGAFLGRWAVHRINQLLFERLVIAATVVGGVQLLLR
- a CDS encoding SH3 domain-containing protein, with the protein product MTTAGVGAFAAALLVTGAGGAQAAAAGLPYAVTPYVNVNVRSGPSSQTGITGHVTAGDPRGASCWTHGETIRDNGYVNDVWVRLAEGYVSAVYLKGDQYGGLPASATC
- a CDS encoding FAD/NAD(P)-binding oxidoreductase translates to MSSMSSLFSLCRVPGPARDHHRVLIVGGGTAGITTAARLRRAGVTGVAVLEPAGTHWYQPLWTLVGGGRAPLSLTHRPEASVMPRRVRWIREAATAVDPEARTVTTTGGVHGYDFLVMAPGLRLDWGEVPGLDTAVGHGAVSSNYSHEYAPHTWELIRGLRSGTAVFTQPAGPIKCGGAPQKIAYLAADHWRRQGVLNRIRVILVLPADSMFGVPVWCRALERVADRYGIEVRLNSEMTSVDGAARRLTVADRAAGTEESLAFDLLHAVPPQSAPDWVGHGPLADPASPYGYVEADPYTLRHPRHRDVFALGDVANLPTSRTGAAVRRQAPVVVANLLAAMKGERGDRRRYDGYTSCPLVTARDRVLLAEFDYARRPAPSIPLVDTAKERRDMWLLKRYGLPALYWHGMLKGRA